The following coding sequences are from one Humulus lupulus chromosome X, drHumLupu1.1, whole genome shotgun sequence window:
- the LOC133804016 gene encoding probable calcium-binding protein CML29 — protein MLGSLTAQTEALSHVQGLVEAFRAFDSDNDGSITEAELGGIMGSLGYNPTEEEVRAMMQEGDVNKDGLLSLEEFLEMNTKNLELGGLGNFLMNAAEALNNNIDGDGICDQMVTGEELFQVLGSLGVNFGLEDCQNIIASMDMDGDGAVSLEDFNLIVTSLL, from the coding sequence ATGTTGGGGTCTCTCACCGCCCAAACAGAGGCACTAAGCCACGTCCAAGGTCTAGTGGAGGCCTTCAGAGCCTTTGATTCCGACAACGACGGCTCGATCACCGAGGCCGAGCTCGGCGGGATAATGGGCTCGCTCGGGTACAACCCAACCGAGGAAGAAGTGAGGGCTATGATGCAGGAGGGAGACGTCAACAAGGACGGGCTTCTGAGCTTGGAGGAGTTCCTGGAGATGAACACCAAGAATCTGGAGCTCGGCGGGCTCGGAAACTTTCTCATGAACGCAGCTGAGGCTCTGAACAATAATATTGATGGTGATGGCATTTGTGATCAGATGGTCACTGGGGAGGAGCTGTTTCAGGTTTTGGGGAGTTTAGGGGTCAATTTTGGCCTGGAGGATTGCCAGAATATCATTGCTTCCATGGATATGGATGGGGATGGTGCTGTTAGTTTAGAAGATTTTAATCTTATTGTCACCTCTCTCCTCTAG